A stretch of Malus sylvestris chromosome 11, drMalSylv7.2, whole genome shotgun sequence DNA encodes these proteins:
- the LOC126591583 gene encoding phosphatidylinositol N-acetylglucosaminyltransferase subunit A-like: MGERKRHRILMVSDFFYPNFGGVENHIYYLSQCLLKLGHKVVVMTHAYNNRSGVRYMTGGLKVYYVPWKPFLMQNTFPTFYGTLPIVRTILIREKISLVHGHQAFSTLCHEALMHARTMGYKVVFTDHSLYGFADAGSIHMNKVLQFTLAEVSQAICVSHTSKENTVLRSGLPPEKVFVIPNAVDTAMFKPAPERLSSHEIVIVVISRLVYRKGADLLVEVIPEVCRLYPNVRFIVGGDGPKRVRLEEMREKHSLQDRVEMLGAVQHSKVRSVLISGHIFLNSSLTEAFCIAILEAASCGLLTVSTRVGGVPEVLPDDMVVLAKPDPSDMVQAIEKAISILPTIDPQEMHNRMKELYNWHDVAKRTEIVYDRALKCSNQNLLQRLSRYLSCGAWAGKIFCLVMIIDFLLWHLLQLWKPEEDIEEVPDFVLSHDQDEGISLDNANHSSR, from the exons ATGGGTGAGAGGAAAAGGCATAGAATTTTGATGGTCTCTGATTTTTTCTATCCCAATTTCGGTGGTGTGGAGAATCACATCTATTATCTCTCACAATGCCTTCTCAAGCTCGGTCACAAG GTGGTGGTAATGACTCATGCCTACAACAATCGTTCTGGTGTGAGATATATGACAGGTGGTCTGAAAGTGTATTATGTACCATGGAAACCATTTCTCATGCAGAATACTTTTCCCACCTTTTATGGGACACTTCCAATTGTAAGGACTATCCTTATTCGAGAAAAAATATCGCTGGTCCACGGACATCAAGCTTTCTCAACTCTTTGCCATGAGGCTTTGATGCACGCACGCACAATGGGGTACAAAGTCGTATTTACTGATCATTCACTCTATGGTTTTGCTGATGCCGGAAGCATACACATGAACAAGGTATTGCAGTTTACTTTGGCAGAAGTAAGTCAGGCCATTTGTGTTTCTCATACAAGCAAGGAAAACACAGTGCTAAGGTCAGGTTTGCCACCTGAAAAGGTCTTTGTAATACCTAATGCAGTTGACACGGCTATGTTCAAGCCTGCACCCGAACGACTGAGTAGTCATGAAATTGTAATTGTTGTTATAAGTAGATTGGTTTACCGAAAGGGTGCAGATCTACTTGTTGAAGTAATTCCAGAAGTATGCCGTTTATATCCCAAT GTTCGTTTCATTGTTGGAGGAGATGGACCTAAACGTGTGAGGTTGGAAGAAATGAGGGAAAAGCATTCTCTTCAAGATCGAGTTGAAATGTTAGGTGCTGTGCAACACTCTAAAGTACGATCCGTCCTAATTTCTGGCCATATATTCTTAAACAG TTCTTTAACAGAAGCTTTTTGCATAGCGATCTTAGAGGCTGCCAGTTGTGGATTATTAACAGTCAGTACACGTGTAGGAGGTGTCCCAGAG GTACTTCCAGATGACATGGTTGTACTTGCAAAACCAGATCCTAGTGATATGGTTCAAGCAATAGAGAAGGCGATATCTATACTTCCTACAATTGACCCACAAGAAATGCACAATCGT ATGAAGGAACTGTACAATTGGCATGATGTGGCGAAACGGACAGAAATTGTTTATGACCGTGCGTTGAAATGCTCAAATCAAAATCTTTTACAACGACTCTCACG ATACCTCTCGTGTGGAGCTTGGGCTGGAAAGATTTTCTGCTTGGTTATGATCATTGACTTTCTGTTATGGCATCTGTTGCAACTATGGAAG CCTGAAGAGGATATTGAAGAGGTGCCCGATTTCGTTCTGTCCCATGATCAAGATGAAGGGATCTCGCTGGACAATGCGAACCACAGCTCGAGATGA